A region from the Sandaracinus amylolyticus genome encodes:
- a CDS encoding phytoene desaturase translates to MPPDTNLGSFLKKLRTPETRLNTRRAPVSPSPRAPHAVVIGAGFGGLAAAIRLLVRGYRVTVIDRLDQAGGRARVFRQDGFVFDAGPTLITAPFLFEELWTLAGRRMADDVTFVPIDPFYRIRFHDGSQFDYTGDRARMRSEIARFSPRDVEGWEKFLEHSERIYRVGFEELAHAPFSSPLDMARVVPDMVRLENWRTVIGLVSKYIEDEKMRQVFSFHPLLVGGNPYSTSSIYTLIAFLEREFGVWFAMGGTGEVVRGMVSLITELGGTVRLGAQVDEILVDDGRARGVRLRDGEVVRADVVVSNADSAWTYRHLVRPEHRRTWSDFRLDKLTRYSMSLFVWYFGTNKKYDDVAHHTIVLGPRYRELLEDIFDKKVLADDFSLYLHRPTCTDASMAPEGHDCFYVLSPVPHLESGIEWTPRKVEQYRRAIAQSLGESILPGLEEHVVSSRVLTPQGFLDDYLSVHGAAFGIEPVLHQSAYFRPHNESEDIRGLYLVGAGTHPGAGMPGVLSSARVLDTVVPDPERLDASVKRA, encoded by the coding sequence ATGCCGCCCGACACGAACCTCGGCTCGTTCCTCAAGAAGCTGCGCACCCCCGAGACGCGCCTGAACACGCGGCGCGCGCCGGTGTCGCCTTCACCACGAGCACCGCACGCCGTCGTGATCGGCGCGGGGTTCGGCGGGCTCGCTGCGGCGATTCGGCTCCTGGTGCGCGGCTATCGCGTGACCGTGATCGATCGGCTCGATCAAGCCGGTGGTCGCGCGCGCGTGTTCCGCCAGGACGGGTTCGTGTTCGACGCCGGGCCCACGCTCATCACCGCGCCGTTCCTCTTCGAAGAGCTCTGGACGCTCGCGGGGCGTCGCATGGCCGACGACGTCACGTTCGTGCCGATCGATCCGTTCTATCGGATCCGGTTCCACGACGGATCGCAGTTCGACTACACCGGCGATCGTGCGCGCATGAGGAGCGAGATCGCGCGCTTCTCGCCGCGCGACGTCGAGGGCTGGGAGAAGTTCCTCGAGCACAGCGAGCGCATCTATCGCGTCGGCTTCGAGGAGCTCGCGCACGCGCCGTTCTCGAGCCCGCTCGACATGGCGCGCGTCGTCCCCGACATGGTGCGGCTCGAGAACTGGCGCACCGTGATCGGCCTCGTGAGCAAGTACATCGAGGACGAGAAGATGCGGCAGGTCTTCTCGTTCCATCCGCTGCTCGTCGGCGGCAATCCGTACTCGACGTCGTCCATCTACACGCTCATCGCGTTCCTCGAGCGCGAGTTCGGCGTGTGGTTCGCGATGGGCGGCACCGGCGAGGTCGTGCGCGGGATGGTGTCGCTGATCACCGAGCTCGGCGGCACCGTGCGGCTCGGCGCGCAGGTCGACGAGATCCTCGTCGACGACGGTCGCGCGCGCGGCGTGCGCCTCCGTGACGGCGAGGTGGTGCGCGCCGACGTCGTGGTGTCGAACGCCGACTCCGCGTGGACCTATCGCCACCTCGTGCGCCCCGAGCATCGACGCACGTGGAGCGACTTCCGTCTCGACAAGCTCACGCGCTACTCGATGAGCCTCTTCGTCTGGTACTTCGGGACGAACAAGAAGTACGACGACGTCGCGCACCACACGATCGTGCTCGGGCCGCGTTATCGCGAGCTGCTCGAGGACATCTTCGACAAGAAGGTGCTCGCCGACGACTTCTCGCTCTACCTGCACCGACCGACGTGCACCGATGCGTCGATGGCGCCCGAGGGGCACGACTGCTTCTACGTGCTCTCGCCGGTGCCGCACCTCGAGAGCGGCATCGAGTGGACCCCTCGGAAGGTCGAGCAATACCGGCGCGCGATCGCGCAGTCGCTCGGCGAGTCGATCCTGCCGGGCCTCGAGGAGCACGTCGTGAGCTCGCGCGTGCTCACGCCGCAGGGCTTCCTCGACGACTATCTGTCGGTGCACGGCGCGGCGTTCGGCATCGAGCCGGTGCTGCACCAGAGCGCCTACTTCCGCCCGCACAACGAGAGCGAGGACATCAGGGGGCTCTACCTCGTCGGCGCGGGCACACACCCTGGTGCGGGCATGCCCGGTGTGCTCTCGAGCGCGCGTGTGCTCGACACCGTCGTGCCGGATCCCGAGCGGCTCGACGCGTCCGTGAAGCGCGCCTGA
- a CDS encoding phytoene/squalene synthase family protein — protein sequence MSAAIERDLEACRALLARGSKSFAFASRALPYRLRDPVAAFYAFCRVSDDAVDESDDPRAALATLHARLDAAYAGTPHDDPVDRALAWLAHTHGLPRGPLEALLEGYLWDVERRTYEDLAGTIAYSARVASSVGVAMTALMGRRAPRTLARAADLGVAMQLTNIARDVGEDARNGRLYLPRAWMREEGVDPDRFASAPTFSPALGRVVRRVLDEADVLYARAEVGIADLPADCRLAIRAASRIYRDIGRVIRSRGCDSVSARAHTTGARKALLLARATVVAGGSASDDAPLAETRFLVDAAAA from the coding sequence GTGAGCGCCGCGATCGAACGGGACCTCGAGGCGTGTCGTGCGCTGCTCGCGCGGGGATCGAAGTCCTTCGCGTTCGCCTCGCGCGCGCTGCCCTATCGGCTGCGCGATCCGGTGGCGGCGTTCTACGCGTTCTGTCGCGTGTCCGACGACGCGGTCGACGAGAGCGACGACCCGCGCGCTGCGCTGGCCACGCTGCACGCGCGCCTCGACGCGGCGTACGCGGGCACGCCCCACGACGACCCGGTCGACCGCGCGCTCGCGTGGCTCGCCCACACCCACGGCCTTCCGCGCGGCCCGCTCGAGGCGCTGCTCGAGGGCTACCTGTGGGACGTCGAGCGCCGCACCTACGAGGACCTCGCGGGCACCATCGCGTACTCGGCGCGCGTCGCGTCGAGCGTCGGGGTCGCGATGACCGCGCTCATGGGCCGGCGTGCGCCGCGCACCCTCGCGCGCGCCGCGGACCTCGGCGTCGCGATGCAGCTCACGAACATCGCGCGCGACGTCGGCGAGGACGCGCGCAACGGTCGCCTGTACCTCCCGCGCGCGTGGATGCGCGAGGAGGGTGTCGACCCGGATCGATTCGCTTCCGCTCCAACGTTCTCACCGGCGCTCGGACGCGTCGTGCGTCGCGTGCTGGACGAGGCCGACGTGCTCTACGCGCGCGCCGAGGTCGGCATCGCCGATCTCCCGGCGGACTGTCGCCTCGCGATCCGCGCGGCCTCGCGCATCTACCGCGACATCGGGCGGGTGATCCGGTCGCGCGGATGCGATAGCGTCAGCGCGCGGGCTCACACCACCGGGGCACGCAAGGCCCTGCTGCTCGCGCGTGCCACCGTGGTCGCGGGCGGAAGCGCGTCCGACGACGCGCCGCTCGCGGAGACGCGCTTCTTGGTCGACGCCGCCGCTGCCTGA
- a CDS encoding extracellular solute-binding protein, which translates to MESREPVRFTVCLALLAVISCAPRERDDAVVLTFPVSAVGEERSILARQLRRFEDEHPGVRVATIEMPDDPDPRHQLYVQWLNAGVSEPDLLQIDVIWTAELASAGWILPLDRFAPDVRDTFPRVLEAGRHDGRLFAMPWFVDVGMLYWRTDLVDHAPASLDELTARARDARVDHGLVLSAARGEGLVTVFVEMLGAYGGEIVDARGEVVVDSDAAVRALEWMRDAIHVDRVIPEEALSFREEQARFAFQNGRALFMRNWPYAYRLMQASPIAGRFAVAPMPGTPDGAPTAALGGQLLAINARSEHPDEAFALIEFLSRPEQMLERLAIAGQLPPRPSLYDDPRFAEASPIPAHEAREVILRAALRPSTPVYGEISRALQIHLHRALTNQESPRAALSAAADEMRARLAHASRPPSAASSATWLGWLALVAAIVAVGWLAWRARALTREERVAWGLVLPALLVIALFAIVPLTLTFAESLHDHDLRAPWRGRPLVGLANYGELASTPRFWEALAHTVLFTTCCVVLEVLLGLALALVLDATRRWRGITRAMALLPWALPTVVAALVWRFLFEGDRSFASDALVALGLRDEPFAFLSHPSAAWIPLIAADVWKTTPFVALLLLAGLTSIDPALHEAARVDGAGPVRRFVHITLPLLRPALVVALLFRALDAFRVFDLAYVLTGGGPGTATEPLALYDFQTLFSDLRFGYGSAISIVIFACTAIFALVCVRVLGAEETRR; encoded by the coding sequence ATGGAGTCGCGAGAGCCGGTGCGCTTCACCGTCTGCCTCGCGCTGCTCGCCGTGATCTCGTGCGCGCCGCGCGAGCGTGACGACGCGGTCGTGCTCACGTTCCCGGTCAGCGCGGTCGGCGAGGAGCGCTCGATCCTCGCGCGACAGCTGCGCCGGTTCGAGGACGAGCACCCCGGCGTGCGCGTCGCGACGATCGAGATGCCCGACGATCCCGACCCGCGGCACCAGCTCTACGTGCAGTGGCTGAACGCGGGCGTGAGCGAGCCCGACCTCCTCCAGATCGACGTCATCTGGACGGCGGAGCTCGCGTCGGCGGGATGGATCCTTCCGCTCGATCGCTTCGCGCCCGACGTGCGCGACACGTTCCCGCGCGTGCTCGAGGCCGGTCGTCACGACGGTCGGCTCTTCGCGATGCCGTGGTTCGTCGACGTCGGGATGCTCTACTGGCGCACCGACCTCGTCGATCACGCGCCGGCGTCGCTCGACGAGCTCACGGCGAGGGCGCGCGATGCGCGCGTCGATCACGGGCTCGTGCTCTCGGCGGCGCGCGGCGAAGGGCTCGTCACGGTGTTCGTCGAGATGCTCGGCGCGTACGGCGGCGAGATCGTCGACGCGCGCGGCGAGGTCGTCGTCGACTCCGACGCGGCGGTGCGCGCGCTCGAGTGGATGCGCGACGCGATCCACGTCGATCGTGTGATCCCCGAGGAGGCGCTCTCGTTCCGCGAGGAGCAGGCGCGCTTCGCGTTCCAGAACGGGCGCGCGCTCTTCATGCGCAACTGGCCGTACGCGTACCGGCTGATGCAGGCCTCGCCCATCGCGGGTCGCTTCGCGGTCGCGCCGATGCCCGGCACACCGGACGGCGCGCCGACCGCGGCGCTCGGCGGGCAGCTGCTCGCGATCAACGCGCGCTCCGAGCATCCCGACGAGGCGTTCGCGCTGATCGAGTTCCTCTCGAGGCCCGAGCAGATGCTCGAGCGGCTCGCGATCGCGGGGCAGCTCCCGCCGCGCCCCTCGCTCTACGACGATCCGCGCTTCGCCGAAGCCTCGCCGATCCCGGCGCACGAGGCGCGCGAGGTGATCCTGCGCGCCGCGCTGCGTCCGTCGACACCGGTGTACGGCGAGATCTCGCGCGCGCTGCAGATCCACCTGCATCGCGCGCTCACGAACCAGGAGTCGCCGCGCGCTGCGCTCTCCGCCGCGGCGGACGAGATGCGGGCTCGACTGGCGCACGCGTCGCGCCCTCCGAGCGCGGCGTCGTCCGCGACGTGGCTGGGATGGCTCGCGCTGGTCGCCGCGATCGTCGCGGTGGGGTGGCTGGCGTGGCGCGCTCGCGCGCTGACGCGCGAGGAGCGCGTCGCGTGGGGGCTCGTGCTGCCCGCGCTGCTCGTCATCGCGCTCTTCGCGATCGTCCCGCTCACCCTCACGTTCGCGGAGTCGCTGCACGACCACGACCTGCGCGCGCCGTGGCGAGGTCGACCGCTCGTCGGGCTCGCGAACTACGGCGAGCTCGCGTCCACGCCGCGCTTCTGGGAAGCGCTCGCGCACACCGTGCTCTTCACGACGTGCTGCGTCGTGCTCGAGGTGCTGCTCGGTCTCGCGCTCGCGCTCGTCCTCGACGCTACGCGCCGATGGCGCGGCATCACCCGCGCGATGGCGCTGCTCCCGTGGGCGCTGCCGACCGTCGTCGCCGCGCTGGTGTGGCGCTTCCTCTTCGAGGGAGATCGTTCGTTCGCGAGCGACGCGCTGGTCGCGCTCGGCCTGCGCGACGAGCCCTTCGCATTCCTCTCGCATCCGAGCGCAGCGTGGATCCCGCTGATCGCGGCCGACGTGTGGAAGACCACGCCGTTCGTCGCGCTGCTGCTGCTCGCCGGGCTCACGTCGATCGATCCCGCGCTGCACGAAGCGGCGCGCGTCGACGGTGCCGGCCCGGTGCGGCGCTTCGTCCACATCACGCTGCCGCTGCTGCGACCGGCGCTCGTCGTCGCGTTGCTCTTCCGCGCGCTCGATGCCTTCCGCGTGTTCGACCTCGCGTACGTGCTCACGGGCGGTGGGCCCGGCACCGCGACCGAGCCGCTCGCGCTCTACGACTTCCAGACGCTCTTCTCCGACCTGCGCTTCGGCTACGGCTCGGCGATCTCGATCGTGATCTTCGCGTGCACCGCGATCTTCGCGCTCGTCTGCGTGCGCGTGCTCGGCGCCGAGGAGACGCGGCGATGA
- a CDS encoding ABC transporter ATP-binding protein produces the protein MASLELDAVSKIYPGGTPGIRRLDLAVRDGELLVLVGPSGCGKSTALRIVAGLEDVSSGRVRIGKRDVTALPPQDRNVAMVFQSYALYPHKTVRANLAFPLETRRVPRDDVDRRVREVASILDLEPLLERKPAQLSGGQRQRVALGRAMVRAPDVFLLDEPLSNLDASLRVRMRAELHRLHRRLGATMLYVTHDQEEAMTLGSRVAVLRDGELEQIGEPMELHRRPATVFVARFLGSPSMNVIEGEVHEGRARTALGAIDAPLASGTRVLVGVRPRDVVLGGEGDVMLPIDVVEPLGDEAIVHLAADTALVAIAPIEPRLAPGDRVGVRLRRDRIHLFDAATGRRV, from the coding sequence ATGGCGTCGCTCGAGCTCGACGCGGTGAGCAAGATCTATCCGGGCGGCACGCCCGGCATCCGTCGCCTCGATCTCGCGGTGCGCGACGGCGAGCTCCTCGTGCTGGTCGGGCCCTCGGGGTGCGGCAAGAGCACCGCGCTGCGGATCGTCGCGGGGCTCGAGGACGTGAGCAGCGGGCGCGTGCGCATCGGCAAGCGCGACGTGACCGCGCTGCCGCCGCAGGATCGCAACGTCGCGATGGTCTTCCAGAGCTACGCGCTCTATCCGCACAAGACCGTGCGCGCGAACCTCGCGTTCCCGCTCGAGACGCGCCGCGTCCCGCGCGACGACGTCGATCGACGCGTGCGCGAGGTGGCGTCGATCCTCGACCTCGAGCCGCTGCTCGAGCGCAAGCCCGCGCAGCTCTCGGGCGGACAGCGCCAGCGCGTCGCGCTCGGCCGCGCGATGGTGCGCGCGCCCGACGTGTTCCTGCTCGACGAGCCGCTCTCGAACCTCGACGCGTCGCTGCGCGTGCGCATGCGGGCCGAGCTCCATCGCCTGCACCGGAGGCTCGGCGCGACGATGCTCTACGTCACGCACGATCAAGAAGAAGCGATGACGCTCGGATCGCGCGTCGCGGTGCTGCGCGACGGAGAGCTCGAGCAGATCGGCGAGCCGATGGAGCTGCATCGACGCCCCGCGACGGTGTTCGTCGCGCGCTTCCTCGGATCTCCCTCGATGAACGTGATCGAAGGCGAGGTGCACGAAGGACGTGCGCGCACCGCGCTCGGCGCGATCGACGCACCGCTCGCGTCCGGCACGCGCGTGCTCGTCGGCGTGCGTCCGCGCGACGTCGTGCTCGGGGGCGAGGGCGACGTGATGCTGCCGATCGACGTCGTCGAGCCGCTCGGGGACGAAGCGATCGTGCACCTCGCGGCCGACACCGCGCTCGTCGCGATCGCGCCGATCGAGCCGCGCCTCGCGCCCGGTGATCGCGTCGGCGTGCGGCTGCGGCGCGACCGCATCCACCTGTTCGATGCTGCCACGGGCCGTCGCGTCTAG
- a CDS encoding DUF5914 domain-containing protein, with amino-acid sequence MLLGRDPAEVAGRPMSPPEPDWIQADPRRIRTALARASAKPSGGWAVLDATRAVREAKGPRHYVVAGRELVAWWDGERVKVAPDACPHMGASLSCGHVSASGEVVCPWHGLALGKTAHGGWAPLRTHDDGVLTWVRATALLAPGEAPTDAPILPVRPPRFLDAVVRTEARCATQDVIANRLDPWHGAHFHPHSFARLRVIGEDAESITVRVVYRIAGRVGMEVDARFHCPDPRSIVMTIVAGEGVGSLVETHATPIETGRTAIVEATLAYSERPRMAWLPRAGALMRKLVQARSARLWDDDAQYCERTYELRTKKKPLTVVDDAEIPAPAEAE; translated from the coding sequence GTGCTGCTCGGACGCGACCCCGCGGAGGTCGCCGGGCGCCCGATGTCGCCCCCCGAGCCCGACTGGATCCAAGCCGACCCCCGGCGCATCCGGACCGCGCTCGCGCGCGCGAGCGCGAAGCCGAGCGGCGGCTGGGCGGTCCTCGACGCGACGCGAGCGGTGCGCGAGGCGAAGGGACCGCGCCACTACGTGGTGGCAGGCCGCGAGCTCGTCGCGTGGTGGGACGGCGAGCGCGTGAAGGTCGCGCCGGACGCGTGCCCGCACATGGGCGCGTCGCTCTCGTGCGGGCACGTGAGCGCGAGCGGCGAGGTGGTGTGCCCGTGGCACGGGCTCGCGCTCGGGAAGACGGCGCACGGAGGGTGGGCCCCGCTACGCACGCACGACGACGGAGTGTTGACGTGGGTCCGTGCCACGGCGCTGCTCGCGCCGGGCGAGGCGCCGACCGACGCGCCGATCCTCCCGGTGCGCCCGCCGCGCTTCCTCGACGCGGTGGTGCGCACCGAGGCGCGCTGCGCGACGCAAGACGTGATCGCGAACCGGCTCGATCCCTGGCACGGCGCGCACTTCCATCCGCACTCGTTCGCGCGCCTGCGGGTGATCGGCGAGGACGCGGAGTCGATCACGGTGCGCGTCGTCTATCGCATCGCGGGGCGGGTCGGCATGGAGGTCGACGCGCGGTTCCACTGCCCGGATCCGCGCAGCATCGTGATGACGATCGTCGCGGGCGAAGGCGTGGGCTCGCTGGTCGAGACCCACGCGACGCCGATCGAGACGGGGCGCACCGCGATCGTCGAAGCGACGCTGGCGTACTCGGAGCGCCCACGGATGGCGTGGCTGCCGCGCGCGGGCGCGCTGATGCGCAAGCTGGTGCAGGCGCGCTCGGCGCGCCTCTGGGACGACGACGCGCAGTATTGCGAGCGCACGTACGAGCTGCGCACGAAGAAGAAGCCGCTGACCGTCGTCGACGACGCGGAGATCCCGGCACCGGCCGAAGCGGAGTAG
- a CDS encoding hydroxysqualene dehydroxylase, with product MTGDRLALAPRPSLAERLGLGRREVRGAFRGTRERAEPGTRVAVIGGGIAGTSAACVLAERGVEVVLVEKEPFLGGRLAAWSERLPDGQHFMMERAFPAFHRHYYNLRAILRRIDPELASLEALPDYPILGPDGTTDSFAGLPTTAPLNLISLFRRTPWLTLNDLRKIDGESFRAMLTFDPIRSYGELDDRSARDWLDRLALPPRAREMLFRVFSRSVFNREEAISAAEMISRLHFYFLGNPEGLRFDVLEEPTSDVLWKPMERYLARHGVELRMGVSATKIERDKIGATRVHLEDGSIIACDGAVLATCVPALRELVARSPDLHESAEFARSIDSLTTSAPFAVLRLFLDRPASPDRLPHVNVAGLGALDQITIFDRFEGESRRWARRHGGTVIQLQAVALAEGREERAVRNEMVSTLRAVYAELSDANVLHEVMMVRQDQPGFAPGSHATRPRVVTPYGNLVLAGDYVKLPFPTALMERAAASGLLAANQLLDRWDVRGEPVWSIPPRGFIASMRFAGSPGAT from the coding sequence GTGACCGGGGATCGCCTCGCGCTCGCGCCGCGCCCGTCGCTCGCCGAGCGGCTCGGGCTCGGTCGCCGCGAGGTGCGCGGTGCGTTCCGCGGCACGCGCGAGCGCGCGGAGCCGGGCACGCGCGTCGCGGTGATCGGCGGCGGCATCGCGGGCACGAGCGCGGCGTGTGTGCTCGCCGAGCGCGGCGTCGAGGTGGTGCTCGTCGAGAAGGAGCCGTTCCTCGGAGGGCGCCTCGCCGCGTGGAGCGAGCGCCTGCCCGACGGGCAGCACTTCATGATGGAGCGCGCGTTCCCCGCGTTCCATCGCCACTACTACAACCTCCGCGCGATCCTGCGGCGCATCGATCCCGAGCTCGCGTCCCTCGAGGCGCTGCCCGACTATCCGATCCTCGGGCCCGACGGAACGACCGACTCGTTCGCGGGTCTGCCCACGACCGCGCCGCTCAACCTGATCTCGCTCTTCCGCCGCACGCCGTGGCTCACGCTGAACGACCTGCGCAAGATCGACGGCGAGTCGTTCCGCGCGATGCTGACGTTCGATCCGATCCGCAGCTACGGCGAGCTCGACGATCGCAGCGCGCGCGACTGGCTCGATCGGCTCGCGCTGCCGCCGCGCGCGAGGGAGATGCTCTTCCGCGTCTTCTCGCGCTCGGTGTTCAACCGCGAAGAAGCGATCAGCGCGGCCGAGATGATTTCGCGCCTGCACTTCTACTTCCTCGGCAACCCCGAGGGCCTGCGCTTCGACGTGCTCGAGGAGCCGACCAGCGACGTCCTGTGGAAGCCGATGGAGCGCTACCTCGCGCGCCACGGCGTCGAGCTGCGCATGGGCGTGAGCGCGACGAAGATCGAGCGCGACAAGATCGGCGCGACGCGGGTGCACCTCGAGGACGGCTCGATCATCGCGTGCGACGGAGCGGTGCTCGCGACGTGCGTGCCCGCGCTGCGCGAGCTCGTGGCGCGCTCGCCCGATCTGCACGAGAGCGCGGAGTTCGCGCGCTCGATCGACTCGCTCACGACGAGCGCGCCGTTCGCGGTGCTGCGGCTCTTCCTCGATCGCCCGGCGAGCCCCGATCGTCTGCCGCACGTGAACGTCGCGGGGCTCGGCGCGCTCGACCAGATCACGATCTTCGATCGCTTCGAGGGCGAGAGCCGCCGCTGGGCGCGACGCCACGGCGGCACCGTGATCCAGCTGCAGGCGGTCGCGCTCGCGGAGGGACGCGAGGAGCGCGCAGTGCGCAACGAGATGGTCTCGACGCTGCGCGCGGTCTACGCGGAGCTCTCGGACGCGAACGTGCTGCACGAAGTCATGATGGTGCGGCAGGACCAGCCGGGCTTCGCGCCGGGCAGCCACGCGACGCGCCCGCGCGTCGTCACGCCGTACGGCAACCTCGTGCTCGCGGGCGACTACGTGAAGCTGCCGTTCCCGACCGCGCTGATGGAGCGCGCAGCGGCGAGCGGCCTGCTCGCGGCGAACCAGCTGCTGGACCGCTGGGACGTGCGCGGCGAGCCGGTGTGGTCGATCCCGCCGCGCGGCTTCATCGCGTCGATGCGCTTCGCGGGGTCGCCCGGCGCCACCTGA
- a CDS encoding carbohydrate ABC transporter permease gives MKARGCGVLLLLAMAAPLALALVASLRPESELQGASTAITLTLEHYRALFTEHHFVRPILNSLFVAACTTALAVPLATACAYALARMPFRGRGAVLALVLAVTMFPQVSIVSPLYLLLRAVGLVDTYPGLVLPYLTFAMPLAVWLLVGHLRALPRELEEAAFVDGASRLRTLVEIVAPPALPGIVTTAILTFVYCWNELLFALAFTVGDDHRTVPVAIALFRGQYQVPWGEILAGAIVASLPVVLLVLAVSRRVVSGLTGGGVKG, from the coding sequence ATGAAGGCGCGCGGCTGCGGCGTGCTCCTGCTCCTCGCGATGGCGGCGCCGCTCGCCCTCGCGCTCGTCGCGTCGCTGCGACCGGAGTCCGAGCTCCAAGGCGCGTCCACCGCGATCACGCTCACGCTCGAGCACTACCGAGCGCTCTTCACCGAGCACCACTTCGTGCGTCCGATCCTCAACTCGCTCTTCGTCGCGGCGTGCACGACGGCGCTCGCGGTGCCGCTCGCCACCGCGTGTGCGTACGCGCTCGCGCGCATGCCGTTCCGCGGTCGCGGCGCGGTGCTCGCACTCGTCCTCGCGGTGACGATGTTCCCCCAGGTCTCGATCGTGTCGCCGCTCTATCTGCTGCTGCGCGCGGTCGGGCTCGTCGACACCTACCCCGGGCTCGTGCTGCCGTACCTCACGTTCGCGATGCCGCTCGCGGTGTGGCTCCTCGTCGGCCACCTCCGCGCATTGCCGCGCGAGCTCGAGGAAGCCGCGTTCGTCGACGGCGCGAGCCGCCTCCGCACGCTCGTCGAGATCGTCGCGCCGCCCGCCCTGCCCGGCATCGTCACCACCGCGATCCTCACGTTCGTCTACTGCTGGAACGAGCTGCTGTTCGCGCTCGCGTTCACGGTCGGAGACGATCACCGCACCGTGCCGGTCGCGATCGCGCTCTTCCGCGGCCAGTACCAGGTGCCGTGGGGCGAGATCCTCGCGGGCGCGATCGTCGCGAGCCTCCCGGTCGTGCTGCTCGTGCTCGCGGTGTCGCGGCGCGTCGTGAGCGGGCTGACCGGCGGCGGAGTGAAGGGCTGA
- a CDS encoding class I SAM-dependent methyltransferase, whose product MPNASSPEAIVPEADSLEAQRKREVPRDFDDVADTYDFLTGLNPGYHRHLRLSAERLVLPRGARVLDLCCGTGLSTEALRVTYPDADIVGLDASEGMLAVARRKEVLAGIDFVHGDATDPRAAGVEGPFDGILMAYGIRNIADPDRCLRNLRALLAPGGRIVFHEYSVAESLTARAVWDAVCYGIIIPGGLVTAGDARIYRYLRQSVVSFDGVRAFEARLARAGFERVRTEPMDGWQRNVLHSFVAHAPSQVERE is encoded by the coding sequence TTGCCGAACGCCTCCTCGCCCGAAGCCATCGTCCCCGAGGCCGACTCTCTCGAAGCTCAGCGCAAGCGCGAGGTCCCGCGCGACTTCGACGACGTCGCGGACACCTACGACTTCCTCACCGGGCTGAACCCCGGCTACCACCGCCACCTGCGGCTCAGCGCCGAGCGCCTCGTGCTCCCGCGCGGCGCACGCGTGCTCGACCTGTGCTGCGGCACCGGCCTGTCGACCGAGGCGCTGCGCGTCACGTACCCCGACGCCGACATCGTCGGGCTCGATGCGTCGGAGGGCATGCTCGCGGTCGCGCGCCGCAAGGAGGTGCTCGCGGGCATCGACTTCGTGCACGGCGACGCGACCGATCCTCGCGCGGCGGGCGTCGAGGGCCCGTTCGACGGGATCCTGATGGCGTACGGGATCCGCAACATCGCCGACCCCGATCGCTGCCTGCGCAACCTGCGCGCGCTGCTCGCGCCGGGCGGGCGCATCGTGTTCCACGAGTACTCGGTCGCCGAGTCGCTGACCGCGCGCGCGGTGTGGGACGCGGTCTGCTACGGGATCATCATCCCCGGCGGGCTCGTCACCGCGGGCGACGCGCGCATCTATCGCTACCTTCGCCAGAGCGTCGTGTCGTTCGACGGAGTGCGCGCCTTCGAGGCGCGCCTCGCGCGCGCCGGCTTCGAGCGGGTGCGCACCGAGCCGATGGACGGCTGGCAGCGCAACGTGCTGCACAGCTTCGTCGCGCACGCGCCGTCGCAGGTGGAGCGAGAGTGA